The Drosophila nasuta strain 15112-1781.00 chromosome 2L, ASM2355853v1, whole genome shotgun sequence genome window below encodes:
- the LOC132797846 gene encoding myosin heavy chain, muscle isoform X2, with product MPKPAASQEDEDPTPYLFVSLEQRRIDQSKPYDSKKNCWVPDEKEGYLLGDIKATKGDIVSVGLPGGETKDFKKDQLQQVNPPKYEKAEDMSNLTYLNDASVLHNLRQRYYNKLIYTYSGLFCVAINPYKRYPVYTNRCAKMYRGKRRNEVPPHIFAISDGAYVDMLTNHVNQSMLITGESGAGKTENTKKVIAYFATVGASTKKDESQKNKGSLEDQVVQTNPVLEAFGNAKTVRNDNSSRFGKFIRIHFGPTGKLAGADIETYLLEKARVISQQSLERSYHIFYQIMSGAVAGVKEMCFLSDNIYDYFNVSQGKVTVPSIDDSEEFQLADQAFDILGFTKQEKEDVYRITAAVMHMGGMKFKQRGREEQAEQDGEEEGGRVSKLFGCDTAELYKNLLKPRIKVGNEFVTQGRNVQQVTNSIGALCKGVFDRLFKWLVKKCNETLDTKQKRQHFIGVLDIAGFEIFDYNGFEQLCINFTNEKLQQFFNHHMFVLEQEEYKKEGIEWAFIDFGMDLLACIDLIEKPMGILSILEEESMFPKATDQTFSEKLTNTHLGKSAPFQKPKPPKPGQQAAHFAIGHYAGVVAYNITGWLEKNKDPLNDTVVDQFKKSQNKLLIEIFADHAGQSGGGEQAKGGRGKKGGGFATVSSAYKEQLNSLMTTLRSTQPHFVRCIIPNEMKQPGVVDAHLVMHQLTCNGVLEGIRICRKGFPNRMVYPDFKMRYMILAPAVMAAEKLPKNAATKCLEAVGLDADLYRIGNTKVFFRAGVLGQMEEFRDERLGKIMSWMQAWARGYLARKGFKKLQEQRVALKVVQRNLRKYLQLRTWPWYKLWQKIKPLLNVSRIEDEIARLEEKAKKAEELHAAEVKVRKELEALNAKLLAEKTALLDSLSGEKGQLQDFQERNAKLQAQKNDLENQLRDIQERLTQEEDARNQLFQQKKKADQEISGLKKDIEDLELNIQKAEQDKATKDHQIRNLNDEIAHQDELINKLNKEKKMQGESNQKTGEELQAAEDKINHLNKVKAKLEQTLDELEDSLEREKKVRGDVEKSKRKVEGDLKLTQEAVADLERNKKELEQTIQRKDKELSSITAKLEDEQVVVGKHQRQIKELQARIEELEEEVEAERQARAKAEKQRADLARELEELGERLEEAGGATSAQIELNKKREAELSKLRRDLEEANIQHESTLANLRKKHNDAVAEMAEQVDQLNKLKAKAEKEKNEYYGQLNDLRAGVDHITNEKAAQEKIAKQLQHTLNEVQSKLDETNRTLNDFDASKKKLSIENSDLLRQLEEAESQVSQLSKIKISLTTQLEDTKRLADEESRERATLLGKFRNLEHDLDNLREQVEEEAEGKADLQRQLSKANAEAQVWRSKYESDGVARSEELEEAKRKLQARLAEAEETIESLNQKCIGLEKTKQRLSTEVEDLQLEVDRANAIANAAEKKQKAFDKIIGEWKLKVDDLAAELDASQKECRNYSTELFRLKGAYEEGQEQLEAVRRENKNLADEVKDLLDQIGEGGRNIHEIEKARKRLEAEKDELQAALEEAEAALEQEENKVLRAQLELSQVRQEIDRRIQEKEEEFENTRKNHQRALDSMQASLEAEAKGKAEALRMKKKLEADINELEIALDHANKANAEAQKNIKRYQQQLKDIQTALEEEQRARDDAREQLGISERRANALQNELEESRTLLEQADRGRRQAEQELADAHEQLNEVSAQNASISAAKRKLESELQTLHSDLDELLNEAKNSEEKAKKAMVDAARLADELRAEQDHAQTQEKLRKALEQQIKELQVRLDEAEANALKGGKKAIQKLEQRVRELENELDGEQRRHADAQKNLRKSERRIKELSFQSEEDRKNHERMQDLVDKLQQKIKTYKRQIEEAEEIAALNLAKFRKAQQELEEAEERADLAEQAISKFRAKGRAGSVGRGASPAPRATSVRPQFDGLAFPPRFDLAPENEF from the exons ATGCCGAAGCCAGCCGCTAGCCAGGAGGATGAGGATCCCACCCCATACCTGTTCGTGTCTTTGGAACAAAGACGTATCGATCAATCGAAACCCTATGATTCGAAGAAGAACTGTTGGGTGCCCGACGAGAAGGAGGGTTATCTCCTTGGTGACATCAAGGCTACCAAGGGTGATATCGTCTCCGTCGGTCTGCCTGGTGGAGAG acCAAAGACTTCAAGAAAGATCAGCTCCAGCAGGTGAACCCTCCGAAATACGAAAAAGCTGAGGATATGTCTAACTTGACATACCTTAACGATGCCTCTGTGCTCCATAACTTGAGGCAGAGATACTACAACAAGCTCATCTAT ACCTACTCCGGTCTTTTCTGCGTTGCCATCAATCCTTACAAGCGCTACCCCGTCTATACCAACCGTTGCGCTAAGATGTACCGTGGCAAGCGCCGTAATGAGGTGCCACCCCATATTTTCGCCATCTCTGACGGTGCCTACGTCGACATGTTGACCAACCACGTGAATCAATCCATGTTGATTACCGGTGAGTCTGGTGCTGGTAAGACTGAGAACACGAAGAAGGTCATTGCGTACTTCGCCACTGTCGGCGCTTCGACCAAGAAGGATGAGTCCCAGAAGAACAAGGGCTCCCTTGAGGATCAGGTTGTGCAAACTAACCCTGTGCTTGAGGCCTTCGGTAACGCCAAGACCGTGCGTAACGATAACTCCTCTCGTTTC GGTAAATTCATCCGTATTCACTTCGGCCCCACCGGTAAACTGGCTGGTGCTGATATTGAGACCT ATCTGTTGGAGAAGGCTCGTGTCATCTCTCAGCAATCTCTGGAGCGCTCCTACCACATCTTCTACCAGATCATGTCTGGTGCCGTCGCTGGTGTTAAAG AAATGTGCTTCCTCTCTGATAACATTTACGACTACTTTAACGTATCCCAGGGCAAGGTTACTGTGCCCAGTATTGATGACTCTGAGGAATTCCAGCTTGCAGAT CAAGCCTTCGACATCTTGGGCTTCACCAAGCAGGAGAAGGAGGATGTGTACCGCATCACCGCCGCTGTCATGCACATGGGTGGCATGAAGTTCAAGCAACGTGGTCGCGAGGAGCAGGCTGAGCAGGACGGTGAAGAGGAGGGTGGCCGTGTGTCTAAGCTGTTCGGCTGCGACACCGCTGAGCTGTACAAGAACTTGCTCAAGCCCCGCATCAAGGTCGGTAACGAGTTCGTCACCCAGGGCCGTAACGTCCAGCAGGTCACCAACTCCATCGGTGCTCTGTGCAAGGGTGTCTTCGATCGTCTCTTCAAATGGCTGGTCAAGAAGTGTAACGAGACTCTGGATACCAAGCAGAAGCGTCAGCATTTCATTGGTGTGCTGGATATTGCTGGTTTTGAAATCTTCGAC TACAACGGTTTCGAGCAACTGTGTATTAACTTCACCAACGAGAAGTTGCAACAATTCTTCAACCATCACATGTTCGTTTTGGAGCAAGAAGAATACAAGAAGGAAGGTATTGAGTGGGCCTTCATCGATTTCGGTATGGACTTGTTGGCCTGTATTGATTTGATTGAAAAG CCTATGGGTATCTTGTCCATCCTGGAAGAAGAGTCTATGTTCCCCAAGGCCACCGATCAGACCTTCTCGGAGAAGTTGACCAACACCCATTTGGGCAAGTCAGCTCCATTCCAGAAGCCCAAGCCACCAAAGCCCGGCCAGCAGGCTGCTCACTTTGCCATTGGCCATTATGCTGGTGTTGTCGCCTATAACATCACCGGTTGGTTGGAGAAGAACAAGGATCCTCTGAACGACACTGTTGTCGACCAGTTCAAGAAGTCGCAGAACAAGCTGCTCATCGAAATCTTCGCTGATCATGCTGGTCAGTCCGGTGGCGGTGAACAGGCTAAGGGCGGTCGTGGCAAGAAGGGTGGTGGCTTCGCTACCGTCTCGTCGGCCTACAAGGAGCAGTTGAACAGCTTGATGACCACTCTGCGTTCGACACAGCCTCACTTCGTCCGTTGCATCATTCCCAACGAGATGAAACAACCTGGCGTGGTTGATGCCCACTTGGTCATGCACCAGCTGACTTGTAACGGTGTGCTTGAAGGTATCCGTATTTGCCGTAAAGGTTTCCCCAACAGAATGGTCTACCCCGATTTCAAGATGCG TTATATGATTCTGGCACCAGCTGTCATGGCAGCCGAAAAACTGCCAAAGAACGCTGCCACCAAATGTTTGGAAGCCGTTGGACTGGACGCAGACTTGTATCGCATTGGTAACACCAAG GTGTTCTTCCGTGCCGGTGTCCTGGGTCAGATGGAAGAGTTCCGTGATGAGCGTTTGGGCAAGATCATGTCCTGGATGCAAGCCTGGGCTCGTGGTTACCTGGCCCGTAAGGGCTTCAAGAAGCTGCAGGAGCAGCGTGTTGCCCTCAAGGTCGTCCAGCGCAATCTGCGCAAATACCTGCAGCTGCGTACCTGGCCCTGGTACAAACTGTGGCAGAAGATCAAGCCTCTGCTCAACGTCAGCCGTATTGAGGATGAGATTGCC CGTCTGGAAGAGAAGGCCAAGAAGGCTGAGGAACTGCATGCCGCTGAAGTGAAAGTGCGCAAGGAATTGGAGGCTCTGAACGCCAAGTTGTTGGCTGAGAAGACCGCTCTGTTGGACTCTCTGTCCGGCGAGAAGGGTCAGCTGCAGGACTTCCAGGAACGCAACGCTAAGTTGCAGGCCCAGAAGAACGACCTCGAGAACCAGCTGCGC GACATCCAAGAGCGCCTGACTCAGGAGGAAGATGCCCGCAACCAGCTGTtccagcagaagaagaaggccGACCAGGAGATCTCTGGCCTGAAGAAGGACATCGAGGATCTGGAGCTGAACATCCAGAAGGCCGAGCAAGATAAGGCCACCAAGGATCACCAGATCCGCAACTTGAACGACGAGATCGCCCACCAGGATGAGCTCATCAACAAGTTGAACAAGGAGAAGAAGATGCAGGGCGAGAGCAACCAGAAGACTGGTGAGGAACTGCAGGCCGCCGAGGACAAGATCAACCACTTGAACAAGGTTAAGGCTAAGCTCGAGCAGACCCTCGACGAACTCGAGGATTCTCTGGAGCGTGAGAAGAAGGTGCGCGGTGATGTTGAGAAGTCCAAGCGCAAGGTTGAGGGTGACCTCAAGCTGACCCAGGAGGCTGTTGCCGATCTGGAGCGCAACAAGAAGGAGTTGGAGCAGACCATCCAGCGCAAGGACAAGGAACTGTCCTCCATCACCGCCAAGCTCGAAGACGAGCAGGTCGTTGTTGGCAAGCACCAGCGCCAGATCAAGGAACTGCAGGCCCGCATCGAGGAGCTCGAGGAGGAGGTCGAGGCCGAGCGTCAAGCCCGCGCCAAGGCCGAGAAGCAGCGCGCCGATTTGGCTCGTGAGCTCGAGGAATTGGGTGAGCGTCTGGAAGAGGCTGGCGGTGCCACCTCTGCCCAGATTGAGCTCAACAAGAAGCGTGAGGCTGAGCTGAGCAAGCTGCGTCGCGATCTTGAGGAGGCCAACATCCAGCACGAATCCACCCTGGCTAACCTGCGCAAAAAGCACAACGATGCCGTCGCCGAGATGGCTGAGCAGGTTGATCAGCTCAACAAGCTGAAGGCCAA GGCTGAGAAGGAGAAGAACGAGTACTACGGCCAGCTGAACGATCTGCGCGCCGGCGTTGACCACATTACCAACGAGAAg GCCGCCCAGGAGAAGATCgccaagcagctgcagcacacCCTCAACGAGGTCCAATCGAAATTGGATGAGACCAACAGGACTCTGAACGATTTCGATGCCAGCAAGAAGAAGCTGTCCATTGAGAACTCCGACCTGCTCCGCCAATTGGAGGAAGCCGAGTCCCAGGTGTCTCAGCTGTCCAAGATCAAGATCTCCTTGACCACCCAGCTGGAGGATACCAAGCGTCTGGCCGACGAAGAGTCGCGCGAGCGTGCCACCCTTTTGGGCAAGTTCCGCAACTTGGAGCACGACCTCGACAACTTGCGCGAGCAGGTTGAGGAGGAGGCTGAGGGCAAGGCTGATTTGCAGCGTCAACTCAGCAAGGCCAACGCCGAGGCTCAGGTCTGGCGCAGCAAGTACGAATCCGATGGTGTTGCCCGCTCTGAGGAGTTGGAGGAAGCCAAGAGGAAGCTGCAGGCCCGCCTTGCTGAGGCTGAGGAGACCATTGAGTCGCTCAACCAGAAGTGCATTGGCCTGGAGAAGACCAAGCAGCGTCTGTCCACCGAAGTCGAGGACTTGCAGCTGGAGGTCGACCGTGCCAACGCCATTGCCAACGCCGCCGAGAAGAAGCAGAAGGCATTCGACAAGATCATTGGCGAATGGAAGCTCAAGGTCGACGATTTGGCTGCTGAGCTCGATGCCTCCCAGAAGGAGTGCCGCAACTACTCCACCGAGTTGTTCCGTCTTAAGGGCGCCTACGAGGAAGGCCAGGAGCAGCTGGAGGCTGTCCGTCGTGAGAACAAGAACTTGGCTGATGAAGTCAAGGATCTGCTCGACCAGATCGGTGAGGGTGGCCGCAACATCCATGAGATCGAGAAGGCCCGCAAGCGCCTGGAAGCCGAAAAGGACGAGCTCCAGGCTGCTCTTGAGGAAGCTGAGGCTGCTCTTGAACAGGAGGAGAACAAGGTGCTCCGCGCCCAGCTGGAGCTGTCCCAGGTGCGCCAGGAAATCGACCGCCGCATCCAGGAGAAGGAAGAGGAATTCGAGAACACCCGCAAGAACCACCAGCGCGCTCTCGACTCCATGCAAGCCTCCCTTGAGGCTGAGGCCAAGGGTAAGGCTGAGGCCCTCCGCATGAAGAAGAAGTTGGAAGCCGACATCAACGAATTGGAGATTGCTCTGGATCATGCCAACAAG GCTAACGCCGAGGCCCAGAAGAACATCAAGCGCTACCAACAGCAGCTCAAGGACATCCAGACCGCCCTTGAGGAAGAACAGAGAGCCCGTGACGATGCCCGTGAACAGCTGGGTATCTCTGAGCGTCGTGCCAACGCTCTGCAGAACGAACTCGAGGAGTCCCGCACTCTGCTGGAGCAGGCCGACCGCGGCCGTCGCCAGGCCGAGCAGGAACTGGCCGATGCCCACGAACAGTTGAACGAAGTTTCCGCCCAGAACGCTTCCATCTCCGCTGCCAAGAGGAAGTTGGAGTCTGAGCTCCAGACTCTGCACTCTGACCTGGATGAGCTCCTCAACGAAGCCAAGAACTCCGAGGAGAAGGCCAAGAAGGCTATGGTTGATGCCGCCCGCCTGGCTGATGAGCTCCGCGCTGAGCAGGATCATGCCCAGACCCAGGAGAAATTGAGGAAGGCCCTTGAGCAGCAGATCAAGGAACTGCAGGTCCGTCTGGATGAGGCTGAGGCCAACGCTCTTAAGGGTGGCAAGAAGGCTATCCAGAAGTTGGAGCAGCGCGTCCGCGAGCTCGAGAACGAGCTGGATGGTGAGCAGAGGAGACACGCCGATGCCCAGAAGAACTTGCGCAAGTCCGAGCGTCGCATCAAGGAGTTGAGCTTCCAGTCTGAGGAGGACCGCAAGAACCACGAGCGCATGCAGGATCTGGTTGACAAGCTGCAACAGAAGATCAAGACATACAAGAGGCAGATTGAGGAGGCTGAGGAAATCGCTGCCCTCAACTTGGCCAAATTCCGCAAGGCCCAGCAGGAGCTCGAGGAAGCTGAGGAGCGTGCCGATCTGGCTGAACAGGCCATTAGCAAATTCCGCGCCAAGGGACGTGCCGGTTCTGTCGGTCGTGGTGCCAGCCCAGCG CCCCGTGCGACATCCGTTAGGCCACAATTCGACGGATTGGCTTTCCCACCAAGATTCGACCTTGCTCCTGAAAACGAATTCTAA